Proteins encoded by one window of Haliotis asinina isolate JCU_RB_2024 chromosome 6, JCU_Hal_asi_v2, whole genome shotgun sequence:
- the LOC137287799 gene encoding neuronal acetylcholine receptor subunit alpha-3-like encodes MSPRVFGNADWKESLKILKSRLDLGPPIVSRTHVPHVTITLGPVQVHDLDDANQILKLGFFVTLVWTDSSLKWNPSNYSGIDRVELAVQELWTPNVILANKASGDGPLQSSMPVTLRYDGRLFWQNAMTTSVLCKTDLRKYPFDSQICPVLFSSGVGYKVTLEPEITIGGDDLNLQTNGEWETVNITSAKRTYTETESYELATFYIHLSRKYLFHVLNLVFPMCLQSALNSFVFLLPASSGEKMGFVMTVFVSNALFLSLIHNFTPSTSDSVSNLSMHLVMVQIQSFLAIAATILVQNVHHRHKNAQDNGDPQGRRQVKVTPLDDTDRGPSEQGDAETVKTRKVPLDRMLDCIFFVCFTCFGIGSLLALLYV; translated from the coding sequence ATGTCTCCAAGGGTCTTCGGGAATGCTGACTGGAAAGAGAGTCTGAAGATATTGAAGTCTCGTCTAGATTTAGGACCACCCATCGTCTCCAGAACACATGTTCCTCATGTGACGATCACACTTGGGCCGGTTCAGGTGCATGATCTAGATGATGCCAACCAAATTCTGAAATTGGGGTTCTTTGTAACTCTTGTCTGGACGGACTCATCTTTGAAGTGGAATCCTTCTAATTACTCAGGTATAGATCGAGTGGAACTTGCAGTTCAGGAGTTATGGACACCAAATGTGATTCTGGCGAATAAGGCCTCGGGTGATGGCCCCTTGCAGTCATCAATGCCTGTCACATTAAGATATGATGGTCGTCTTTTCTGGCAGAATGCAATGACAACATCTGTCCTGTGCAAAACAGATCTGAGAAAATACCCATTTGACAGTCAGATATGTCCAGTGTTGTTTTCTTCAGGGGTGGGATACAAGGTCACCCTAGAACCAGAAATCACTATTGGCGGTGACGACCTGAACCTGCAAACCAATGGAGAATGGGAGACTGTAAACATTACATCAGCTAAAAGAACGTATACTGAAACAGAAAGCTACGAACTAGCCACATTCTACATACATCTGTCCAGGAAGTACTTGTTCCACGTCTTGAACCTGGTTTTCCCAATGTGTCTACAGTCTGCTCTCAACAGCTTCGTCTTTTTATTGCCTGCTAGCTCGGGGGAGAAGATGGGCTTTGTCATGACCGTGTTTGTTTCGAATGCTCTCTTTCTCAGTCTAATTCACAACTTTACACCCTCAACATCTGATTCTGTTTCCAACCTCTCCATGCACCTCGTCATGGTGCAGATCCAAAGCTTTCTCGCCATCGCTGCCACTATCTTGGTCCAGAATGTCCACCATCGCCACAAAAATGCCCAGGACAACGGAGACCCCCAAGGACGCAGACAGGTGAAGGTCACACCTCTGGACGACACTGACCGTGGCCCTTCCGAACAGGGAGACGCCGAGACTGTTAAAACCAGGAAGGTGCCGCTGGACAGGATGCTAGATTGTATTTTCTTTGTATGCTTTACGTGTTTTGGCATTGGCAGTCTCCTGGCTCTTTTATATGTATGA